In a single window of the Callithrix jacchus isolate 240 chromosome 1, calJac240_pri, whole genome shotgun sequence genome:
- the TMEM203 gene encoding transmembrane protein 203 encodes MLFSLRELVQWLGFATFEIFVHLLALLVFSVLLALRVDGLVPGLSWWNVFVPFFAADGLSTYFTTIVSVRLFQDGEKRLAVLRLFWVLTVLSLKFVFEMLLCQKLAEQTRELWFGLITSPVFILLQLLMIRACRVN; translated from the coding sequence ATGCTTTTCTCGCTCCGggagctggtgcagtggctggGCTTCGCCACCTTCGAGATCTTCGTGCACCTGCTAGCCCTGTTGGTGTTCTCCGTGCTGCTGGCACTGCGTGTGGATGGCCTGGTACCCGGCCTCTCCTGGTGGAACGTGTTCGTGCCTTTCTTCGCCGCTGACGGGCTTAGCACCTACTTCACCACCATCGTGTCCGTCCGCCTCTTCCAGGACGGAGAGAAGCGGCTGGCGGTGCTCCGCCTTTTCTGGGTCCTCACGGTCCTGAGTCTCAAGTTCGTTTTCGAGATGCTGTTGTGCCAGAAGCTAGCGGAGCAGACTCGGGAGCTCTGGTTCGGCCTCATCACGTCCCCGGTCTTCATTCTCCTGCAGCTGCTCATGATCCGCGCCTGTCGGGTCAACTAG
- the NDOR1 gene encoding NADPH-dependent diflavin oxidoreductase 1 isoform X1: MPVPQLLVLFGSQTGTAQDVSERLGREARRRRLGCQVQALDSYPVVNLIHEPLVIFVCATTGQGDPPDNMKNFWRFIFRKNLPSTALCQMDFAVLGLGDSSYAKFNFVAKKLHRRLLQLGGSALLPVCLGDDQHELGPDAAVDPWLQDLWGKVLGLCPLPPGLDEIPPGVPLPSKFSLLFLHEVPSVGSEGQQVAHPGSREPPSESHPFLAPMISNERVTGPSHFQDVRLIEFDISGSAISFAAGDVVLIQPSNSAAHVQQFCQALGLDPDQLFTLQPREPDVLPPTRLPQPCSMQHLVSQYLDIASVPRRSFFELLACLSLHELEREKLLEFSSAQGQEELFEYCNRPRRTIVEVLCDFPHTAAAIPPDYLLDLIPAIRPRAFSIASSMLTHPSRLQILVAVVQFQTRLKEPRRGLCSSWLASLDPGQGPVRVPLWVQPGSLAFPEMPDVPVIMVGPGTGVAPFRAAIQERVAQDRTRNVLFFGCRWRDQDFYWEAEWQELEKRGCLTLVSAFSREQEQKVYVQHRLRERGPLVWELLDRQGAHFYLAGNAKSMPADVSEALVSIFEEEGGLCSSDAAAYLARLQRTRRLQTETWA, translated from the exons ATGCCGGTCCCGCAGCTTCTAGTGCTCTTCGGCAGCCAGACAGGCACGGCTCAGGATGTGTCGGAGAGGTTGGGTCGCGAAGCCCGGCGCCGGCGGCTTGGCTGCCAGGTGCAGGCCCTGGACTCCTACCCGGTG GTGAATCTGATTCATGAGCCCCTGGTGATATTTGTTTGTGCAACTACAGGCCAAGGAGACCCACCTGACAACATGAAG AACTTCTGGAGGTTCATATTTCGGAAGAACCTGCCCTCCACTGCCCTCTGTCAGATGGACTTTGCCGTCCTGGGCCTCGGGGACTCCTCATATGCCAA GTTCAATTTTGTGGCCAAGAAGCTGCACCGACGGCTCCTGCAGCTTGGTGGCAGTGCCCTCCTGCCCGTGTGCCTGGGCGACGACCAGCATGAGCTGGG GCCCGATGCTGCTGTGGACCCTTGGCTGCAAGACTTGTGGGGCAAGGTTCTGGGGCTGTGCCCGCTGCCTCCAGGCCTCGACGAGATCCCTCCTGGAGTCCC CCTGCCCTCCAAGTTCAGCCTGCTGTTCCTCCACGAGGTGCCCAGTGTGGGCTCTGAGGGGCAGCAAGTGGCTCACCCTGGCTCCAGAGAGCCCCCATCGGAGTCGCACCCCTTCCTGGCACCCATGATCTCCAACGAGAGAGTCACCGGCCCCTCCCACTTCCAGGATGTTCGGCTGATTGAGTTTGACATCTCAGGCTCTGCAATCAG CTTCGCTGCCGGGGATGTGGTGCTGATTCAGCCCTCCAACTCGGCTGCCCACGTCCAGCAGTTCTGCCAGGCGCTGGGCCTGGACCCTGACCAGCTCTTCACACTGCAGCCACGGGAGCCAG ATGTCCTCCCACCCACAAGGCTGCCCCAGCCCTGCTCCATGCAGCACCTCGTGTCCCAGTACCTGGACATCGCCAGCGTGCCTCGCCGCTCCTTCTTTGAGCTTCTGGCCTGTCTGTCCCTCCATGAGCTGGAGCGGGAGAAGCTGCTGGAGTTCAGCTCTGCCCAAGGCCAGGAGGAGCTCTTTGAATACTGCAACCGGCCCCGAAGGACCATTGTGGAG GTGCTGTGTGACTTCCCACACACAGCCGCCGCCATCCCCCCGGACTACCTGCTGGACCTCATCCCCGCTATCCGGCCGAGAGCCTTCTCCATCGCCTCCTCGATGCTG ACTCACCCCTCAAGGCTGCAGATCCTCGTGGCTGTAGTGCAGTTCCAGACTCGCCTCAAGGAGCCCCGTCGGGGCCTCTGCTCCTCCTGGCTGGCATCCCTGGACCCTGGGCAAG GACCTGTCCGGGTGCCCCTCTGGGTGCAGCCTGGGAGTCTGGCCTTCCCAGAGATGCCAGACGTGCCCGTGATCATGGTGGGGCCTGGCACCGGGGTAGCCCCCTTCCGAGCAGCCATCCAGGAGCGTGTGGCCCAGGATCGGACCA GAAATGTCTTGTTTTTTGGCTGCCGCTGGCGGGACCAAGACTTCTACTGGGAGGCGGAGTGGCAGGAGCTGGAGAAGCGGGGCTGCCTGACCCTGGTCTCTGCCTTCTCCCGGGAACAG GAGCAGAAAGTGTATGTGCAGCACCGGCTCCGGGAGCGGGGGCCACTCGTGTGGGAGCTGCTGGACCGCCAGGGTGCACACTTCTACCTGGCAGG CAATGCCAAGTCCATGCCAGCGGATGTCTCAGAAGCCCTGGTGTCCATCTTCGAGGAGGAGGGCGGACTCTGCAGTTCCGACGCCGCTGCCTATCTAGCCAGGCTCCAGCGCACACGGCGCCTTCAGACTGAGACGTGGGCCTGA
- the NDOR1 gene encoding NADPH-dependent diflavin oxidoreductase 1 isoform X2: MPVPQLLVLFGSQTGTAQDVSERLGREARRRRLGCQVQALDSYPVVNLIHEPLVIFVCATTGQGDPPDNMKNFWRFIFRKNLPSTALCQMDFAVLGLGDSSYAKFNFVAKKLHRRLLQLGGSALLPVCLGDDQHELGPDAAVDPWLQDLWGKVLGLCPLPPGLDEIPPGVPVGSEGQQVAHPGSREPPSESHPFLAPMISNERVTGPSHFQDVRLIEFDISGSAISFAAGDVVLIQPSNSAAHVQQFCQALGLDPDQLFTLQPREPDVLPPTRLPQPCSMQHLVSQYLDIASVPRRSFFELLACLSLHELEREKLLEFSSAQGQEELFEYCNRPRRTIVEVLCDFPHTAAAIPPDYLLDLIPAIRPRAFSIASSMLTHPSRLQILVAVVQFQTRLKEPRRGLCSSWLASLDPGQGPVRVPLWVQPGSLAFPEMPDVPVIMVGPGTGVAPFRAAIQERVAQDRTRNVLFFGCRWRDQDFYWEAEWQELEKRGCLTLVSAFSREQEQKVYVQHRLRERGPLVWELLDRQGAHFYLAGNAKSMPADVSEALVSIFEEEGGLCSSDAAAYLARLQRTRRLQTETWA, translated from the exons ATGCCGGTCCCGCAGCTTCTAGTGCTCTTCGGCAGCCAGACAGGCACGGCTCAGGATGTGTCGGAGAGGTTGGGTCGCGAAGCCCGGCGCCGGCGGCTTGGCTGCCAGGTGCAGGCCCTGGACTCCTACCCGGTG GTGAATCTGATTCATGAGCCCCTGGTGATATTTGTTTGTGCAACTACAGGCCAAGGAGACCCACCTGACAACATGAAG AACTTCTGGAGGTTCATATTTCGGAAGAACCTGCCCTCCACTGCCCTCTGTCAGATGGACTTTGCCGTCCTGGGCCTCGGGGACTCCTCATATGCCAA GTTCAATTTTGTGGCCAAGAAGCTGCACCGACGGCTCCTGCAGCTTGGTGGCAGTGCCCTCCTGCCCGTGTGCCTGGGCGACGACCAGCATGAGCTGGG GCCCGATGCTGCTGTGGACCCTTGGCTGCAAGACTTGTGGGGCAAGGTTCTGGGGCTGTGCCCGCTGCCTCCAGGCCTCGACGAGATCCCTCCTGGAGTCCC TGTGGGCTCTGAGGGGCAGCAAGTGGCTCACCCTGGCTCCAGAGAGCCCCCATCGGAGTCGCACCCCTTCCTGGCACCCATGATCTCCAACGAGAGAGTCACCGGCCCCTCCCACTTCCAGGATGTTCGGCTGATTGAGTTTGACATCTCAGGCTCTGCAATCAG CTTCGCTGCCGGGGATGTGGTGCTGATTCAGCCCTCCAACTCGGCTGCCCACGTCCAGCAGTTCTGCCAGGCGCTGGGCCTGGACCCTGACCAGCTCTTCACACTGCAGCCACGGGAGCCAG ATGTCCTCCCACCCACAAGGCTGCCCCAGCCCTGCTCCATGCAGCACCTCGTGTCCCAGTACCTGGACATCGCCAGCGTGCCTCGCCGCTCCTTCTTTGAGCTTCTGGCCTGTCTGTCCCTCCATGAGCTGGAGCGGGAGAAGCTGCTGGAGTTCAGCTCTGCCCAAGGCCAGGAGGAGCTCTTTGAATACTGCAACCGGCCCCGAAGGACCATTGTGGAG GTGCTGTGTGACTTCCCACACACAGCCGCCGCCATCCCCCCGGACTACCTGCTGGACCTCATCCCCGCTATCCGGCCGAGAGCCTTCTCCATCGCCTCCTCGATGCTG ACTCACCCCTCAAGGCTGCAGATCCTCGTGGCTGTAGTGCAGTTCCAGACTCGCCTCAAGGAGCCCCGTCGGGGCCTCTGCTCCTCCTGGCTGGCATCCCTGGACCCTGGGCAAG GACCTGTCCGGGTGCCCCTCTGGGTGCAGCCTGGGAGTCTGGCCTTCCCAGAGATGCCAGACGTGCCCGTGATCATGGTGGGGCCTGGCACCGGGGTAGCCCCCTTCCGAGCAGCCATCCAGGAGCGTGTGGCCCAGGATCGGACCA GAAATGTCTTGTTTTTTGGCTGCCGCTGGCGGGACCAAGACTTCTACTGGGAGGCGGAGTGGCAGGAGCTGGAGAAGCGGGGCTGCCTGACCCTGGTCTCTGCCTTCTCCCGGGAACAG GAGCAGAAAGTGTATGTGCAGCACCGGCTCCGGGAGCGGGGGCCACTCGTGTGGGAGCTGCTGGACCGCCAGGGTGCACACTTCTACCTGGCAGG CAATGCCAAGTCCATGCCAGCGGATGTCTCAGAAGCCCTGGTGTCCATCTTCGAGGAGGAGGGCGGACTCTGCAGTTCCGACGCCGCTGCCTATCTAGCCAGGCTCCAGCGCACACGGCGCCTTCAGACTGAGACGTGGGCCTGA
- the LOC118145604 gene encoding ring finger protein-like codes for MSERDDFGLPQDAETPTSEPLLGAVAMEGAWALPAWKEEQGEQAVGRGEEECPICTEPYGPREHCLALLNCSHGLCVGCLRRLLGSAPSSNLGQVRCPLCRQKTPMLEWEICQLQEELLLADGPQRQPHREAPVPQHQDPGPWGSLEHRYQQRFVVGAVGGRGCLPFLPCPPCLGAWLWTLRERGPCAHRLALLSLLALELLGLLLVFMPLVLLGLLFLLLDRSGR; via the coding sequence ATGAGTGAAAGGGATGACTTTGGGCTCCCCCAAGATGCCGAGACTCCCACCAGTGAGCCCCTGCTGGGGGCTGTGGCCATGGAGGGTGCCTGGGCCCTTCCAGCCTGGAAGGAAGAGCAGGGAGAGCAGGCAGTAGGGCGGGGGGAAGAGGAGTGCCCCATCTGCACTGAGCCCTACGGGCCCAGGGAGCATTGCCTAGCCCTGTTGAACTGTAGCCACGGCCTGTGTGTGGGCTGCCTGCGCAGGCTGTTGGGCTCGGCCCCGAGCTCCAACCTGGGCCAGGTGCGCTGCCCACTGTGCCGCCAGAAGACCCCCATGCTGGAGTGGGAGATCTGCCAGCTGCAGGAGGAGCTGCTACTGGCCGACGGGCCCCAACGTCAGCCCCACCGAGAGGCCCCTGTACCCCAGCACCAAGACCCTGGACCCTGGGGCTCCCTGGAGCACCGCTACCAGCAGCGCTttgtggtgggggctgtgggcGGCCGTGGCTGCCTGCccttcctgccctgcccaccctgcCTGGGTGCCTGGCTCTGGACCCTACGGGAACGGGGACCCTGTGCCCACCGCCTGGCGCTGCTGAGCCTGCTGGCCCTCGAGCTGCTGGGGTTGCTGCTGGTCTTCATGCCGCTGGTGCTGCTGGGGCTGCTCTTCCTGCTGCTGGACCGCTCTGGCCGCTGA